The [Limnothrix rosea] IAM M-220 nucleotide sequence TTTGAAAGCTAGTAGGATTGTTTGCATAGAAACATCTCCCGATCTCTCGCTCTCTCATTCACCGCGTCGTACTTCCGAGCATGCTTAAGCAAAACTCACGTTACTGTAGAAGTCGTTACTGAAAACTAAACATTGATTAAGTAAAGCATTTTCCTTGTTATGTCTCTTAGTGTATATATTCCTCAATAACTCAACAACTTCTCTTTTCTGCTCAAGAAAAAACAGAATATTCAGAGGCGGCGATCGCCCATTTTCATGATGTTGAGGTGATTATGGCGACTACGACAAAGCAGTGTGAAACAGGTCAGCGAGGAGAGTTTTTAGTTCTGCGGGAGAAGTATGCATCGAGATAACGTGAACTTTGCCCTGTTCAAGAATCTTTTCGGCGCGTTCATCTTGGACTTGACCCCGTAGGGTTTCGGTGAGGATATCTGCGGTTCTGCCGCTGCCAGCAAAGGTAACAACTGGGCGATTTTCATCGATACTACATTGGATATCTTGCCATGTAATATTGCCGCCATTGATCACAAAGGTAACGGAGGGACAGTGGCCGGCGATCGCCGTAGCCGTGCGTGCTAACCAAGGCGATTCATCACCCCATTCCCCGCCGGGAACCAAAACAAAATGACTATGGTGAGGCTCTAGCTCCGCCGCATAGGGATTTGTGCCGAGACGCTCTGGCAAATTCACCGTGCCTTCCGCTACGACACCAATTAACGGGAATTTTCCTTTAATCGTTTCGCGAGCAACTCCGATAAAACGCATAACCCCGGCATCAGTACCGCCATCCACAACAGCTAGACCATGCTCCTCTGCCCAGGGCGCAACACAGTCAATAAATAATTGCTGCAACGTCTCGCAATCCTCCTCTGCAATGCCACCCGCACCACCGACAATCACTAGGGTGGGTCTTGGTATTCCGATTTGCCACTGGGTAATCTGCTGATCTAATTCGGCCTCGGACTCAATGGCGATCGCCTGAGAACGATACTGCTGAAAAATCTGAGTGAGGGGAAGTTGCATTCTTAACTCTGCCCGTAATTGCGAAAATCTTGAGGGCGAAAAAGATTAGTAGTTCATTTCTAAAATCTTAAGGGAAATTCCTCAGATCGGATAATTAAGCTTCTTTACCGAACGAGAAGGAAGCTCTCCTGAGATTAATTTGTCAGTTTATCGTTAGAGACGATAACGCACCGTGCCAGAGCAACATCTCACCAAACAGTTGGGATAAGATATGGCGCGTAGTTCCACAAACGAGATCTTTTTAACCCTAGAGATTATGGCTGAACATTCATCATCTCCGCAAACGGCGGCAATTTTCCGGATTTTAGATGCAAATCTTGACCGCGCTCGCGAAGGCTTACGTATTGTTGAAGAATGGTGTCGGTTTGGTTTAGATAACGCAGATTTAGCCAGTTGCTGCAAAGAAATGCGCCAAACCCTAGCCCAATGGCACAGCGAAGAGTTTCGGGCAGCGCGGGATACGCCCCATGACGTTGGCACAGCCCTGAGTCATCCCAATGAAGAAAGTCGCAGCGATATTATCCATTTATTACGGGCTAATATTTGCCGTATTGAAGAAGCTCTGCGGGTACTCGAAGAATACAGCAAGCTCCATAACACCGAGATGTCGCAAAACTGTAAACAGATGCGCTATCAGGTTTATACCCTCGAAAGTCAGCTTTTTGCGCCCCAGCTGAAACAAAAACTCCAAGAGTCTTACCTTTACCTTGTCACCTCTCCCCACGAAAATCTCCTAGGGGTGGTGGAAGCAGCTCTACAGGGTGGTGTGCATATCGTTCAGTATCGCGATAAGGACAAAAATGATAATGAACGCTACACCAATGCCCTCGCCCTCAAACAACTCTGCGATCGCTATGGTGCATTATTTCTCGTAAATGACCGGGTGGACATTGCGGCGGCCATTGATGCGGATGGCGTGCATTTGGGACAAACAGATTTACCGATCGCCGTAGCGCGGGATATTTTAGGCGCTGGCAAAATTGTTGGGCGTTCTACCACCAACCCAGAGGAACTAGACAAAGCCCTCAAGGAAGGTGCTGATTACGTGGGTGTGGGGCCGGTATACGAAACGCCGACAAAGCCGGGAAAAGCCGCCGCTGGTCACGCCTATGTCAGCTACGCCCAAGAATATTGCCCTGTGCCTTGGTTCGCGATTGGGAGTATCAATACTGATAATATCCACGAGGTTTTAGGGGCTGGAGCGCAGCGTGTGGCGGTCGTGCGGAGCATTATGCAAAGTGAGCAGCCGACTTTAGCGACGCAATTTTTTGTCGCTCAGCTCAGCCGTAAGCAAACGTTAATGCGCATTGAGGGAGCAAACTAAACCATGATTGAAGTATGGGTAAACGGCGATCGCCACTCTGTACCTAGTGAACTGACCATGCCCAAATTTTTAGCGCATTTAGGCACAAATCCTCGCCTTGTGGCCGTGGAATATAACGGTGAAATTCTCCATCGTCACCTTTGGGAAAATACGATTATTCAAGGGGGCGATCGCCTCGAAATTGTCACCATCGTCGGCGGCGGCTAAAACGTTACACTACGATTTTTAACCCCTGTTGATTTACCGACCGAAAAACCATGACTCAAACAGTAAATTGCGCCGTTGAATGCGTGAATGGCTGTGTTCTCGGCGACGATTGTCCCAACAAAGAGTACGCTAAGGAAGCTAGCCAATTTATGCAGGAAACATCCCTCGACCGGATGCTCGAAATGGCCGAGGAAGCTCGCATGAAAAAACTGACAGAACCCCCCCAATGGGTCATTCCAGACGAACTGTAAAACAACCAAGCGATTACCGATATCAGTCAGACGATTGACTTTCCACGAT carries:
- a CDS encoding thiamine phosphate synthase, encoding MAEHSSSPQTAAIFRILDANLDRAREGLRIVEEWCRFGLDNADLASCCKEMRQTLAQWHSEEFRAARDTPHDVGTALSHPNEESRSDIIHLLRANICRIEEALRVLEEYSKLHNTEMSQNCKQMRYQVYTLESQLFAPQLKQKLQESYLYLVTSPHENLLGVVEAALQGGVHIVQYRDKDKNDNERYTNALALKQLCDRYGALFLVNDRVDIAAAIDADGVHLGQTDLPIAVARDILGAGKIVGRSTTNPEELDKALKEGADYVGVGPVYETPTKPGKAAAGHAYVSYAQEYCPVPWFAIGSINTDNIHEVLGAGAQRVAVVRSIMQSEQPTLATQFFVAQLSRKQTLMRIEGAN
- the thiS gene encoding sulfur carrier protein ThiS — its product is MIEVWVNGDRHSVPSELTMPKFLAHLGTNPRLVAVEYNGEILHRHLWENTIIQGGDRLEIVTIVGGG